Proteins encoded within one genomic window of Gadus chalcogrammus isolate NIFS_2021 chromosome 6, NIFS_Gcha_1.0, whole genome shotgun sequence:
- the tal2 gene encoding T-cell acute lymphocytic leukemia protein 2 — protein sequence MTRKVFTNTRERWRQHNVNAAFCELRKLIPTHPPEKKLSKNEILRLAMRYINFLVQILESQSGKPASGSPSSLLTFLRGNVERLQSNPWGLASDTDASSPGSSCDSSEAW from the coding sequence ATGACCAGGAAGGTGTTCACCAACACACGGGAGCGCTGGCGCCAGCACAACGTCAACGCCGCCTTCTGCGAGCTACGTAAGCTCattcccacccacccacctgagAAGAAGCTCAGCAAGAATGAGATCCTGCGGCTGGCCATGCGATACATCAACTTCCTGGTGCAGATCCTGGAGAGCCAGAGCGGCAAGCCTGCCTCGGGCTCCCCCAGCTCGCTGCTCACCTTCCTGCGGGGCAACGTGGAGCGCCTGCAGTCCAACCCCTGGGGCTTGGCCAGTGACACGGACGCCTCCTCGCCCGGGTCCAGCTGCGACAGCTCCGAGGCCTGGTAG